One window from the genome of Candidatus Nitrosotenuis cloacae encodes:
- a CDS encoding AAA family ATPase, whose amino-acid sequence MQTSSTYLDWNSSLDTLNKGFDAGLFVLIIGPKGTGKTSLVREFAAMKGAKLESINFSLRTRESHLIGTKTMTDGNIGFDEGVLIKSMKDGSMLYLDELNAAEADVLLRLDEALDDRRQIVLKESTGETIRAHPKWFVVATINPLTHIGTKELPPQILSRFPIRIRLDYPPEATEVEIVRRYVAGNHDDKIMQGVKLANTLRQAAAVEELYYSPSLRETIAFARLVDSGMNAKQAAVIVFGNVYAQWGNVEYQKVNDIITSMFGN is encoded by the coding sequence TTGCAGACATCGTCCACGTATCTTGACTGGAACAGTTCGCTCGACACACTAAACAAGGGATTTGATGCAGGGCTATTCGTTCTGATAATCGGCCCAAAGGGAACCGGCAAGACGTCGCTTGTGCGCGAGTTTGCGGCAATGAAGGGCGCAAAGCTAGAGTCGATCAACTTTAGTCTCAGAACAAGGGAGAGCCACCTGATTGGAACGAAGACTATGACTGATGGCAACATCGGATTTGATGAGGGAGTTTTGATAAAATCTATGAAGGACGGAAGCATGCTGTACCTTGACGAACTAAACGCCGCGGAGGCAGACGTGTTGCTACGACTTGACGAGGCACTTGACGACAGAAGGCAGATAGTTCTCAAAGAGTCAACTGGCGAGACAATAAGGGCGCACCCAAAATGGTTTGTAGTAGCTACCATCAATCCGCTCACGCACATCGGCACAAAGGAGCTTCCTCCCCAAATTCTCAGTAGGTTCCCAATCAGAATAAGGCTTGACTATCCGCCGGAGGCAACCGAAGTCGAGATAGTCAGAAGATACGTTGCGGGAAATCATGACGACAAGATAATGCAGGGAGTAAAGCTTGCAAACACACTGAGGCAGGCAGCCGCAGTCGAGGAGCTGTATTATTCTCCCAGCCTTCGCGAGACAATAGCATTTGCAAGACTCGTCGATTCAGGAATGAATGCAAAACAGGCAGCAGTAATAGTTTTTGGCAACGTGTATGCGCAATGGGGAAACGTCGAGTATCAGAAGGTAAACGACATCATCACGTCGA
- a CDS encoding NAD(P)/FAD-dependent oxidoreductase, whose translation MKADYDLIVAGGGLAGMIAAHSAAHYSKQNMSILVIDRNPPLLLGRKSVNGWVCGDAVSGEAVNYMTERIKVVWGKPELEHKVKGVMALSPDRETSIPFDGDGFLLNRQVLPQTQYKEALKRGINVEFEVNLNGLIYDGSQVIGVEGTNRKTNEPYKKTARIVVDATGVASMLRNGVKNTTKMEKKINRTDLESTGRHIMYFDKGEEDLSEFDPDYCLIHLDQDIAPGGYGWVFPKGQNKVNIGLGVEKTLLDKRNKRLGKHDDVTSLINQYVARNKAIKNARLSTDPSDANNATGNFQVSVRRQNDCMVSGGFMLVGDSAWMPKPLDAGGIGPALIAGTIIGKNIAHAIEAGDVTEKGLWQYNVDYVKEYGYKTAGLEVFRRLLQLLTNEQINYGMKHFLGNMDVEAISKGEHPDFSMIGKMGMIIRGALNKKLADGLRYTTQQNKWLTEHYANYPKSPDGFEEWNKKLLKTMNESYEHLAKWDN comes from the coding sequence GTGAAAGCAGATTACGATTTGATAGTTGCCGGCGGAGGGCTAGCAGGAATGATAGCTGCCCACTCTGCCGCACATTACTCAAAACAAAACATGTCCATTTTGGTAATTGATAGGAACCCACCACTATTGCTTGGACGCAAGTCCGTCAACGGCTGGGTCTGCGGAGACGCAGTATCGGGCGAGGCAGTCAACTACATGACTGAACGAATCAAGGTCGTGTGGGGTAAGCCCGAGCTTGAGCACAAGGTGAAGGGAGTCATGGCACTCTCGCCAGACAGGGAGACGTCCATCCCGTTTGACGGCGACGGATTTTTGCTAAACAGGCAGGTTCTCCCGCAGACGCAGTACAAGGAGGCACTAAAGCGTGGAATCAACGTAGAGTTCGAGGTCAATCTGAACGGTTTGATTTACGACGGAAGCCAGGTAATAGGAGTAGAGGGGACCAACAGAAAGACAAACGAGCCATACAAAAAGACTGCCAGGATAGTAGTGGACGCAACAGGTGTCGCATCCATGCTAAGAAACGGAGTCAAGAACACCACAAAGATGGAGAAAAAGATCAACAGGACAGACCTCGAGTCAACTGGCAGGCACATAATGTACTTTGACAAGGGAGAGGAAGATCTCTCAGAGTTCGACCCGGATTACTGCTTGATTCACCTAGACCAAGACATAGCTCCTGGTGGGTACGGATGGGTCTTCCCAAAGGGGCAGAACAAGGTCAACATCGGCCTTGGTGTGGAAAAGACTCTACTCGACAAGAGAAACAAGAGACTCGGAAAACACGACGACGTCACAAGTCTGATTAATCAATATGTAGCAAGGAACAAGGCAATCAAAAACGCAAGACTCTCAACTGACCCATCGGATGCGAACAATGCGACTGGAAACTTCCAAGTGTCGGTGAGAAGGCAGAATGACTGCATGGTGTCAGGAGGATTCATGCTTGTAGGAGACTCTGCGTGGATGCCAAAGCCGCTTGATGCAGGAGGAATAGGACCAGCGCTGATTGCAGGAACCATAATCGGCAAAAACATCGCACATGCAATAGAGGCAGGCGATGTCACGGAGAAGGGGCTGTGGCAGTACAACGTAGATTACGTAAAGGAATACGGGTACAAGACGGCAGGCCTTGAGGTGTTCAGAAGGCTGCTGCAATTACTCACAAACGAGCAGATCAATTACGGAATGAAGCACTTTTTGGGAAACATGGACGTAGAGGCAATCAGCAAGGGGGAGCACCCGGACTTTTCCATGATAGGAAAGATGGGAATGATAATCCGCGGCGCGCTAAACAAAAAGCTTGCAGACGGATTAAGATATACAACACAGCAAAACAAGTGGCTCACAGAGCATTACGCAAACTATCCAAAGAGTCCGGACGGATTTGAAGAATGGAACAAAAAGCTGCTAAAGACCATGAACGAGTCCTATGAGCACCTAGCAAAGTGGGACAACTGA